The genomic stretch CACTGTGCAGAAACTGTTATAATCGTGGCAAACTTGAAATGAAGATAAATATCACTGTATGAATTCTAATTTACGTCCTCAGTTTTGGGAGAAATTTCCACTTGATCAACTCAACCCTGCAGAATGGGAAGCATTATGTGATGGTTGTGGGCTTTGCTGTCTGCTGAAACTCGAAGATGAGGAAACAGAAGAAGTCGCCTATACCAAAGTGTCATGCAAGTTATTGGATTGCGAAAGTGCGCGTTGTACCGATTATGACGACCGCATGACACATGTACCGGATTGTATTCAGCTGACTTTTGAAAAATTACAGAACATTTACTGGTTGCCACCGAGTTGTGCTTACCGACGTATCAATGAAGGCAAACATCTACCATCATGGCACTACCTCAACACTGGTACACGGGAAACAGTTATTAAAGTCAAAAAGTCAGCTGCTGGACGGTGTATTTCAGAGCTAGATATCGATGCCGAGCAGATTGAGGACTATATTGTACGCTGGGTTCGTTAATACGTTGAAATACGTTACTATAAGCCTAAGTACAACCAAGAATATCATCCATGTCTGAGACCAATATTCCCTTACCAGAACGTATTCGACCACGTGATTTATCCGAAATTATTGGGCAAGATCATTTGCTTGGTGAGCAAGCGCCATTACGTCAAATGATTGACCAAGGCCATCTTCCGTCGATTATTTTTTGGGGGCCGCCTGGGGTTGGAAAAACCACCATCGCATTATTATTGGCTCAGGCGGTTGATCGGACTTTTATTAGTTTGTCTGCATTAAATACTGGGGTCAAAGAGCTGCGTGAAATTATTGCAGACAGCGGTGACTTATTGGTTCCAGTGGTGTTTATTGATGAAATTCATCGCTTTAATAAATCCCAGCAAGATGCATTACTCAGCGCGGTTGAAAAAGGTAAAATTACTTTGGTTGGTGCAACAACCGAAAATCCATCTTTTGAAGTAAACAGTGCACTGCTATCACGTTGTCAGGTATATACGCTCAAAGCTTTAGATGAGCATGCCATCCAAGCATTATTAAATAAGGCACTGCAACAAGATGATTTTTTAAAAACGCGTCATATTCAAATTGAAGAATATGAAGCATTGGTACAGTTCTCTGCAGGGGATGCGCGTAAGGCATTAAATCTACTCGACTTAATCGCGAGTACCTTTGATGCTGACGTTGAAAACATCATCACCAATGCCATTGTAGTCAAAGTTGCACAGCAGAATATCGCGCGTTATGACAAGTCTGGTGAACAGCACTATGATTTGGTATCTGCCTTTATTAAGTCAATTCGTGGTAGTGATCCAGATGCAACGCTATATTGGATGGCACGCATGCTCAAAGGCGGTGAAGATCCGGTCTTTATTGCGCGACGTATGCTGATTTCTGCTTCAGAAGATATCGGTAATTCGAATCCAAATGCATTATTACTGGCTGGAGAGTGTTTTCGCTCGGTGCAGGCGGTGGGTATGCCTGAGGCACGGATTATCTTGGGACAGGCTGCTGTTTATCTGGCGACCAGTGCCAAAAGCAATAGTACCTATTTAGCCATTAATAAGGCGCTTGATTTGGCCGAGAAGACTGCAAATCTTCCTGTACCTTTGCATTTGCGGAATGCACCAACCAAGCTAATGAAACAACAGGGTTATGGCGTGGATTATCTCTATCCGCACGATTTCCCAGAGCATTTTGTGCAGCAAAGCTATTTACCACCGGAACTCACTGGCACTAAACTTTATACCTCAGCACGGAATAAGCGTGAAGTAGAAGGTGAGCGTTTACAGCAGAGAAGATGGCAAAGCACAGCTGAATAAACTAATAATCCAATCGCTTAGAGTTCGTTAAGAAAAACTTAGCTGGGAAAAAAGCACAAAAAAACCGCGCCGAAGCGCGGTTTCTTAATAGGCTAAGCCTTATTTTTTATCATCTTTTACTTCGGTGAATTCTGCATCAACAACGCCATCATCGGCTTTTTGTTGACCAGCATCACCTTGGAATGCATTTGGATCAAAACCTTGTGCGCCGCCTTCTGCTTGCTGAGATTGCTCATAAGCACGTTGCGTAATTGGCATCAAGATGTTTTGTAATGCTTCAGTTTTTGCTTTGATTTCTTCAGCATCATTTTCTTTCGCAGCAGCTTCAAGCTCAGTCACCGCAGTTTCAATTGCAGTTTTTTCATCAGCAGTCACTTGTTCGCCAAGATCTTTTACTGCTTTTTGTGAGCTAGAGATAAGTGCATCTGCTTCGTTGCGTGATTTAGCCAACTCTTCGAATTTTCGATCTTCTTCAGCATTCGCTTCAGCATCTTTGATCATTGCATCGATTTCAGCATCAGACAAACCTGAGTTCGCTTTAATCTGAATAGACTGTTCTTTACCTGTGCTCTTATCTTTTGCTGATACTTTCAAGATACCATCAGCATTGATGTCAAATGACACTTCAATTTGTGGGATACCACGTGGAGCAGGTGGAATATCGCCTAATTGGAAGTTACCCAACAATTTGTTTTGTTGAGCCATTTTACGTTCACCCTGGAATACAGAGATATCTACTGCAGGTTGATTGTCAGCTGCGGTAGAGAACACTTGTGATTTCTTCGCAGGAATCGTGGTGTTTTTCTCGATAATTGCAGTTAACACACCGCCCATGGTTTCGATACCAAGGGTGAGTGGGGTAACGTCAAGTAATAGTACGTCGGTTTTGTCACCTGAAAGTACAGCACCTTGAATCGCAGCACCCATTGCAACAGCTTCATCTGGGTTCACGTCTTTACGTGGCTCTTTACCAAAGAATTCTTGTACTTTTTGTTGTACAAGTGGCATACGAGACTGACCACCAACCAAAATCACGTCTGAGATATCAGAAGTCGCAAGACCAGCATCTTTCAATGCAATGCGACAAGGCTCAATGGTGCGTGCAACAAGATCAGCAACCAAACCTTCTAGTTTCGCACGTGTAACATTGATCACTAAGTGTTTAGGACCTGTTGCATCAGCAGTGATGTACGGAAGATTGATTTCAGTTGAGTTCGATGATGACAACTCAATTTTCGCTTTCTCAGCAGCTTCTTTAAGACGTTGAAGTGCTAATGGATCAGTTTTTAAGTTGAAGTTCTGTTCTTTTTTGAACTCTTCAACCAAGTATTCGATCAATGCATTGTCAAA from Acinetobacter pullicarnis encodes the following:
- the dnaK gene encoding molecular chaperone DnaK, which produces MAKIIGIDLGTTNSCVAVLEGDKVKVIENAEGTRTTPSIVAYKDGEILVGQSAKRQAVTNPKNTLFAIKRLIGRRYEDAAVQKDIGLVPYKIMKADNGDAWVEVNDKKLAPQQVSAEILIKMKKTAEDYLGETVTEAVVTVPAYFNDAQRQATKDAGRIAGLDVKRIINEPTAAALAFGMDKKEGDRKIAVYDLGGGTFDVSIIEIADLDGDQQIEVLSTNGDTFLGGEDFDNALIEYLVEEFKKEQNFNLKTDPLALQRLKEAAEKAKIELSSSNSTEINLPYITADATGPKHLVINVTRAKLEGLVADLVARTIEPCRIALKDAGLATSDISDVILVGGQSRMPLVQQKVQEFFGKEPRKDVNPDEAVAMGAAIQGAVLSGDKTDVLLLDVTPLTLGIETMGGVLTAIIEKNTTIPAKKSQVFSTAADNQPAVDISVFQGERKMAQQNKLLGNFQLGDIPPAPRGIPQIEVSFDINADGILKVSAKDKSTGKEQSIQIKANSGLSDAEIDAMIKDAEANAEEDRKFEELAKSRNEADALISSSQKAVKDLGEQVTADEKTAIETAVTELEAAAKENDAEEIKAKTEALQNILMPITQRAYEQSQQAEGGAQGFDPNAFQGDAGQQKADDGVVDAEFTEVKDDKK
- a CDS encoding replication-associated recombination protein A → MSETNIPLPERIRPRDLSEIIGQDHLLGEQAPLRQMIDQGHLPSIIFWGPPGVGKTTIALLLAQAVDRTFISLSALNTGVKELREIIADSGDLLVPVVFIDEIHRFNKSQQDALLSAVEKGKITLVGATTENPSFEVNSALLSRCQVYTLKALDEHAIQALLNKALQQDDFLKTRHIQIEEYEALVQFSAGDARKALNLLDLIASTFDADVENIITNAIVVKVAQQNIARYDKSGEQHYDLVSAFIKSIRGSDPDATLYWMARMLKGGEDPVFIARRMLISASEDIGNSNPNALLLAGECFRSVQAVGMPEARIILGQAAVYLATSAKSNSTYLAINKALDLAEKTANLPVPLHLRNAPTKLMKQQGYGVDYLYPHDFPEHFVQQSYLPPELTGTKLYTSARNKREVEGERLQQRRWQSTAE
- a CDS encoding YcgN family cysteine cluster protein, giving the protein MNSNLRPQFWEKFPLDQLNPAEWEALCDGCGLCCLLKLEDEETEEVAYTKVSCKLLDCESARCTDYDDRMTHVPDCIQLTFEKLQNIYWLPPSCAYRRINEGKHLPSWHYLNTGTRETVIKVKKSAAGRCISELDIDAEQIEDYIVRWVR